From the genome of Gopherus evgoodei ecotype Sinaloan lineage chromosome 5, rGopEvg1_v1.p, whole genome shotgun sequence, one region includes:
- the LOC115652217 gene encoding vegetative cell wall protein gp1-like: MEEDAPCLGPISSQGPTEGSLLAELVPTEGPHGSLPDVPTGPLANPTNPSLAGGEPAQSCPVLSSAESCSLESLPQSVPPWPWHPGPSTAAAPMPGEDPMAGGEAPPEPSHRPCLAPEASLAELLPESGHNGIAGQEAGRWPELRELELEPGEKGTQPGSLCKAALEEGETVEGPSLRTA; the protein is encoded by the exons ATGGAGGAGGATGCCCCTTGCTTGGGTCCCATATCATCCCAGGGCCCCACTGAGGGCTCcctgctggcagagctggtgCCCACTGAGGGGCCCCATGGCAGTCTCCCAGATGTGCCAACTGGGCCCCTCGCTAACCCCACTAATCCATCATTGGCTGGAGGGGAGCCTGCTCAAAGCTGCCCAGTTCTCTCCAGCGCAGAGTCCTGCTCCCTGGAATCTCTGCCTCAGTCCGTGCCCCCGTGGCCCTGGCATCCTGGCCCCTCCACGGCTGCAGCCCCCATGCCTGGCGAGGACCCCATGGCAG GTGGGGAGGCACCGCCGGAGCCCTCCCACAGGCCCTGCCTGGCGCCAGAGGCCAGCCTGGCGGAGCTCCTCCCGGAGTCAGGACACAACGGCATAGCAGGGCAGGAGGCCGGGAGGTGGCCAGAGctcagggagctggagctggagccaggaGAGAAG GGGACACAGCCTGGGTCTCTCTGCAAGGCggcgctggaggagggggagaccGTTGAGGGCCCCTCCCTCCGTACTGCGTAG